In Camelus bactrianus isolate YW-2024 breed Bactrian camel chromosome 18, ASM4877302v1, whole genome shotgun sequence, one DNA window encodes the following:
- the GRIFIN gene encoding grifin yields MALQFEAFYAGGLAPGWNLLVQGHSDSGEDKFEINFLSEAGDIVFHIKPRFSSATMVANTFQGGRWGQEEVSSVFPLVLGEPFEMEVSSDAEHFHVHAQEHKVLQFAHRHRPLAAVTRVQVLSDHRLAQVELARKGLSWGDGGY; encoded by the exons ATGGCACTGCAG TTTGAAGCCTTCTATGCAGGGGGCCTGGCCCCGGGCTGGAACCTGCTGGTCCAGGGACACTCTGACTCTGGAGAGGACAA GTTTGAGATCAACTTCCTATCCGAGGCGGGGGACATCGTCTTCCACATCAAGCCCCGGTTCTCCAGTGCCACCATGGTGGCCAACACCTTCCAGGGGGGCCGCTGGGGCCAGGAGGAGGTGTCCAGCGTCTTCCCGCTGGTGCTCGGGGAGCCCTTCgag ATGGAGGTCAGCTCGGACGCGGAGCACTTCCACGTGCACGCCCAGGAGCACAAGGTGCTGCAGTTCGCCCACCGCCACAGGCCGCTGGCCGCCGTCACGCGGGTGCAGGTGCTAAGCGACCACCGCCTGGCCCAGGTGGAGCTGGCCAGGAAAGGCCTGAGCTGGGG GGATGGGGGTTACTGA